The following are encoded in a window of Mycobacteroides chelonae CCUG 47445 genomic DNA:
- a CDS encoding alpha/beta fold hydrolase has protein sequence MTEREKTDSAPTKDAGAALDVEGSGVQPPVSDRIRRAFWWLERFAPAIGSRWAVELWCTPPVIESSLRMPPGVPPGEPLEAHWDGHRIAGESWGEGPTVYLVHGWGGQRTHLGIFIKPLLQAGYRVIAFDLPSHSESAGGALAPGRTTLIECAHAVAAVIKEHGPAHAVVAHSLGANATTFAASYGASVGRLVYLAPMGDFPLYLDLFAARHGFGKRIRAGLQRQLERRIEMTLPETELVRVAATAGHPPLLLIHDPDDPDTPYASSERLAQSWPGARFMATKGLGRLAHFRILRHRPAINAGLEFIGPAAEQQPVDA, from the coding sequence GTGACCGAACGAGAGAAGACGGATTCCGCACCCACCAAGGACGCGGGGGCCGCCCTCGACGTGGAGGGCTCCGGTGTCCAACCCCCGGTGTCCGACCGGATACGCAGAGCTTTCTGGTGGTTGGAGCGCTTCGCACCGGCCATCGGATCCCGCTGGGCGGTCGAGCTGTGGTGCACCCCGCCGGTCATCGAATCGAGTCTGCGCATGCCGCCCGGTGTACCCCCCGGCGAGCCGCTGGAGGCCCATTGGGACGGGCACCGGATTGCGGGTGAGTCATGGGGCGAGGGGCCGACGGTCTACCTGGTCCACGGCTGGGGCGGGCAGCGCACGCATCTGGGGATCTTCATCAAGCCGCTGCTGCAGGCCGGTTACCGCGTCATCGCCTTCGACCTGCCCAGCCATAGCGAGTCCGCTGGGGGCGCGCTCGCACCGGGGCGCACCACGCTTATCGAGTGCGCGCACGCGGTGGCGGCCGTCATCAAGGAGCACGGGCCCGCCCACGCGGTGGTGGCCCACTCCCTGGGGGCCAACGCGACCACCTTCGCGGCCTCCTATGGCGCATCGGTGGGCCGCTTGGTGTACCTGGCACCGATGGGCGATTTCCCCCTCTATCTCGACCTGTTCGCCGCACGCCATGGCTTCGGCAAGCGGATACGCGCCGGATTGCAGCGCCAGCTCGAGCGCCGCATCGAGATGACGCTGCCCGAAACCGAGTTGGTCCGCGTCGCTGCGACCGCCGGGCATCCCCCGCTGCTGCTGATCCACGACCCCGACGACCCGGACACACCGTACGCGTCGAGCGAGCGTCTGGCGCAGTCATGGCCCGGTGCACGTTTCATGGCGACGAAGGGACTCGGGCGCCTGGCGCACTTCCGAATCCTGCGGCATCGTCCCGCGATCAACGCCGGTCTCGAATTCATCGGGCCAGCAGCCGAACAGCAGCCAGTAGACGCGTAG
- the alc gene encoding allantoicase produces the protein MTGNTPTGLPDFTMLPDLALRPLGGAVIWANDDLFAEKENLIKPGPADYRPATFGHKGQVYDGWETRRRRDPADEPGHDSAIVRLGVPGVIAGIVVDTAWFKGNYPPEISVDAAEIEGYPPADDIARNTHWHSIIGRTKVYGDSRNVFDVHSTQRWTHVRLTMHPDGGVARLRVHGHGRPDPRFLDAGQFDLAAIENGGLVTDCSNRFYSSPQNLLFPGVARVMGDGWETARRRDDANDWVQVRLAGEGVLRLAEIDTSYFVGNSPGAAGLQGRTAQGDWVPLLPRTSLQPDTRHRFLLESQQPVTDVRLDIYPDGGLARLRLFGDLTSAGRASLQGP, from the coding sequence ATGACCGGCAATACACCCACCGGGCTGCCAGATTTCACGATGCTGCCTGATCTGGCGCTGCGGCCGCTCGGCGGCGCGGTGATCTGGGCCAACGACGACCTCTTCGCGGAGAAGGAGAACCTGATCAAGCCCGGGCCCGCCGACTACCGGCCCGCGACCTTCGGGCACAAGGGACAGGTGTACGACGGGTGGGAGACGCGGCGCCGGCGCGACCCTGCGGACGAGCCCGGCCACGACTCCGCCATCGTCCGGCTGGGCGTCCCCGGTGTGATCGCGGGCATCGTCGTCGACACCGCGTGGTTCAAGGGCAACTACCCGCCGGAGATATCGGTCGATGCCGCCGAGATCGAGGGGTACCCGCCCGCCGACGATATCGCGCGGAATACTCACTGGCACAGCATTATCGGGCGCACCAAGGTCTACGGAGACAGCCGCAACGTCTTCGACGTCCACTCCACACAACGGTGGACACATGTGCGGTTGACCATGCACCCGGACGGCGGAGTCGCCCGATTGCGCGTGCATGGCCATGGCCGGCCCGACCCGCGATTCCTTGACGCCGGGCAGTTCGACCTGGCCGCCATCGAGAACGGCGGTCTGGTGACCGATTGCTCCAACCGCTTCTACAGCTCACCGCAGAATCTGTTGTTCCCCGGCGTTGCCCGGGTGATGGGCGACGGATGGGAAACCGCACGCCGCCGCGACGATGCCAACGACTGGGTGCAGGTGCGGCTCGCCGGTGAAGGGGTACTGCGCCTGGCTGAGATCGACACCTCGTATTTCGTGGGCAACAGTCCCGGTGCGGCGGGTCTGCAAGGCCGGACCGCCCAGGGTGATTGGGTTCCGCTGCTGCCACGCACCTCACTACAGCCCGACACCCGGCACCGTTTCCTGCTGGAGAGCCAGCAGCCCGTCACCGACGTGCGCCTGGACATCTACCCCGACGGTGGGCTGGCGCGCCTGCGTCTCTTCGGTGACCTCACGAGCGCGGGGCGGGCCTCCCTGCAGGGCCCGTGA
- a CDS encoding DUF6986 family protein has product MGPVSAASTSHPPEADGPDWLAPIAALVAGLDAELASSYPDGRSEPQPIHTAYVSAALAGVQTTAQWGESALELLGRHEDVLTALDTQGVLPRVSERLASSPVQDLRVDFEDGYGWREDSTEDADARKAGRTLRALSIEANPPAVLGIRIKGLTSLHLRRSVRTLELVLDGASGVPRGFVTTIPKFRALAQVEAALRLFDELERVHGLPHGSLRFELQIESPQAVLGADGTATLAKAIHLGQGRLTALHYGTYDYSAACGIAAEHQSLEHPVADHAKAVMLAAAAQTGVWVCDGSTQVIPDGTLEQQRSALTRHHRLVTRALDRGYWQGWDMHPGHLVTRWLATYGFHRRALAVAGPRIVAYLQRQGGGVIDEPATAQALAAGVLRGLDCGAYSPDDVVAIAPGCDRAVLDQLVQRTTTGDTDQQ; this is encoded by the coding sequence ATGGGACCCGTGTCAGCGGCTTCTACGTCCCATCCACCAGAGGCCGATGGTCCCGACTGGCTGGCTCCCATCGCAGCGCTGGTGGCTGGTCTGGACGCCGAGCTGGCGTCTTCCTACCCCGATGGCCGCAGTGAACCACAACCGATCCACACCGCGTACGTCAGCGCGGCGCTGGCCGGCGTGCAGACCACCGCGCAGTGGGGTGAATCCGCACTCGAACTCCTCGGGCGCCACGAGGATGTGCTCACGGCACTCGACACACAGGGCGTCCTGCCCCGCGTCTCAGAACGGCTTGCCTCCTCCCCCGTCCAGGACCTGCGGGTGGACTTCGAGGATGGCTACGGCTGGCGCGAAGACAGCACCGAGGACGCGGACGCACGCAAGGCGGGACGCACCTTGCGTGCACTGTCGATCGAGGCGAATCCTCCTGCGGTACTGGGCATCCGGATCAAGGGCCTAACCTCCCTACACCTGCGGCGCAGCGTGCGCACATTGGAACTGGTGCTGGACGGCGCATCGGGCGTGCCGCGCGGATTCGTCACCACCATCCCGAAATTCCGTGCGCTGGCTCAGGTCGAGGCGGCCCTGCGTTTGTTCGACGAACTCGAGCGGGTACACGGATTACCCCATGGTTCACTGCGTTTCGAGCTTCAGATCGAAAGCCCGCAAGCAGTGCTGGGCGCCGACGGCACCGCCACGCTGGCCAAGGCCATCCATCTTGGGCAGGGGCGCCTCACCGCTTTGCATTACGGAACCTATGACTACAGCGCGGCATGCGGGATCGCCGCCGAGCATCAGTCACTGGAACATCCCGTGGCCGATCATGCCAAGGCGGTGATGCTCGCCGCCGCCGCGCAGACCGGAGTGTGGGTATGCGACGGCTCCACCCAGGTGATCCCCGACGGCACCCTCGAACAGCAGCGGTCGGCACTCACCAGACATCACCGGCTGGTCACCCGCGCGCTCGACCGCGGCTATTGGCAGGGCTGGGACATGCACCCGGGACATCTAGTCACCCGCTGGCTGGCGACCTATGGATTTCACCGGCGCGCGCTCGCGGTGGCCGGCCCGCGCATCGTCGCCTACCTGCAACGGCAGGGCGGCGGTGTCATCGATGAACCGGCGACGGCGCAGGCCTTGGCGGCCGGGGTTCTGCGTGGTCTGGACTGCGGCGCCTATTCCCCCGACGACGTGGTCGCCATCGCACCCGGATGCGACCGGGCGGTACTGGACCAACTCGTGCAACGCACCACAACAGGAGATACCGACCAGCAATGA